From Camelus dromedarius isolate mCamDro1 chromosome 2, mCamDro1.pat, whole genome shotgun sequence, one genomic window encodes:
- the LOC116155247 gene encoding keratin-associated protein 19-3-like, with the protein MSYYYGSYYGGLGYGLGGLGCGYGCGYGCLRGLGYGYGAGYGGYRYGCYRPCYYGRYLSSGFY; encoded by the coding sequence ATGAGCTATTACTACGGCAGCTACTACGGTGGTCTGGGCTACGGCCTTGGTGGTCTGGGCTGTGGCTATGGCTGTGGCTATGGTTGCCTCCGAGGTCTGGGCTATGGCTATGGCGCTGGCTATGGTGGCTACAGATACGGCTGCTACCGCCCGTGTTACTATGGAAGATACTTGTCCTCTGGCTTCTACTGA